In Desulfolutivibrio sulfodismutans DSM 3696, the following are encoded in one genomic region:
- a CDS encoding NAD-dependent epimerase/dehydratase family protein, which translates to MQRILVTGAGGFVGRHVLAALAGQGVRIMAAVRDPKAFALAHPGACDADCLFRLDLARDQPDPATLFTALGRPDVLIHLAWGGLPDYRNLAHFETEAPRHYAFVKAMVQGGLSRVAAVGTCLEYGLQSGPLAETLPARPVTPYGLGKDILRRQLAALSRVTPFSFLWCRLFYMYGPGQARGSLFPLLAAAAARGDEAFPMSGGEQLRDYLPVETVADLLVRATLSPAAEGIVNVCSGRPVSVRTLVERWMAENGWRLHLTLGRYPYPDYEPLAFWGDASRLSALFS; encoded by the coding sequence ATGCAGCGGATTTTGGTCACCGGGGCCGGGGGATTCGTCGGCCGCCATGTGCTGGCCGCCCTGGCGGGGCAGGGGGTGCGGATCATGGCTGCGGTGCGTGATCCGAAGGCCTTCGCCCTGGCGCATCCCGGGGCCTGCGACGCGGATTGCCTGTTTCGGCTGGATCTGGCCCGGGACCAGCCGGACCCCGCGACGCTTTTTACCGCCCTGGGCCGTCCCGACGTGCTTATTCATCTGGCCTGGGGCGGGCTTCCCGACTACCGGAACCTGGCCCATTTCGAGACCGAGGCCCCGCGCCATTACGCCTTCGTGAAGGCCATGGTCCAGGGCGGCCTGTCCCGGGTGGCGGCGGTGGGCACCTGCCTGGAATACGGCCTGCAAAGCGGCCCCCTGGCCGAGACCCTGCCCGCCCGGCCCGTGACCCCCTACGGCCTGGGCAAGGACATCCTGCGCCGCCAGCTGGCGGCCCTGTCCCGGGTGACGCCTTTTTCGTTTCTGTGGTGCCGACTTTTCTACATGTACGGCCCGGGCCAGGCTCGGGGCTCGCTTTTTCCGCTTCTGGCCGCAGCGGCGGCCCGGGGGGACGAGGCCTTTCCCATGTCCGGCGGCGAGCAGTTGCGCGACTACCTGCCGGTGGAGACCGTGGCCGACCTCCTGGTCCGGGCGACGCTTTCGCCTGCAGCCGAGGGGATCGTCAACGTCTGTTCCGGCCGCCCGGTGTCCGTGCGCACCCTGGTGGAACGCTGGATGGCCGAAAACGGCTGGCGCCTGCACCTTACGCTTGGCCGCTATCCCTATCCCGATTACGAGCCCCTGGCCTTCTGGGGTGACGCCTCCCGCCTCTCTGCCTTGTTCTCCTGA
- a CDS encoding class I SAM-dependent methyltransferase, which translates to MQGSPELRHDVHPLGTMPIPGKIPTETNRRSLYRLHGLPVLQNRVYDTPAQARACPRGVMDLVQDMDTGLIHNAAFDPSVLVYDENYQNEQAVSGVFRDHLDTVAGIVEQWFRDMDLVEIGCGKGRFLELLRSRGVRVTGIDPAYEGTSPDVIRAPFSPELGIRAQGVILRHVLEHIADPVGFLQNVAEANGGGGLVYIEVPCLEWIADRRAFFDIYYEHVNYFRLSDLTALFGAVHDSGRLFGGQYLYVVADLASLRRPRRRSKDVFSLPDDFLAAVNRSARLLADRGGKNAVVWGGSSKGVIFSLLMQQRGLVIDYVIDINPAKQGRFLAATGLKVDAAETVLQFLKEEDLVFIMNSNYYEEIRAVSGPNFRYVRIDND; encoded by the coding sequence ATGCAAGGCAGTCCGGAGCTTCGACACGACGTTCACCCGCTTGGAACCATGCCGATTCCGGGAAAAATCCCGACGGAAACGAACAGGCGGTCGCTCTACCGGCTGCACGGGCTTCCGGTCCTGCAAAACCGGGTCTACGACACCCCGGCCCAGGCCCGGGCCTGTCCCCGCGGGGTCATGGATCTGGTCCAGGACATGGACACGGGCCTGATCCACAATGCGGCCTTCGATCCCTCTGTCTTGGTCTATGATGAAAACTATCAAAACGAGCAGGCCGTCTCCGGGGTCTTCCGGGACCATTTGGACACGGTGGCCGGGATCGTGGAGCAGTGGTTCCGGGACATGGACCTGGTGGAGATCGGGTGCGGCAAGGGCCGGTTCCTGGAGCTTCTGCGTTCCCGCGGCGTCCGGGTTACGGGCATCGATCCGGCCTACGAGGGGACGTCGCCGGACGTGATCCGGGCGCCCTTTTCGCCGGAACTGGGCATCCGGGCCCAGGGCGTGATCCTGCGCCATGTGCTGGAACACATTGCCGATCCGGTGGGCTTTTTGCAAAACGTGGCCGAGGCCAACGGCGGGGGCGGGCTGGTGTACATCGAAGTGCCGTGCCTGGAGTGGATCGCGGATCGCCGGGCCTTTTTCGACATCTACTACGAGCACGTCAACTATTTCCGGTTAAGCGACCTTACGGCCCTGTTCGGCGCGGTGCACGATTCGGGGCGGTTGTTCGGCGGCCAATATCTCTATGTGGTGGCGGATTTGGCCAGTCTGCGCCGTCCGCGTCGGCGTTCGAAGGACGTATTTTCCCTCCCCGACGATTTTCTTGCGGCCGTGAACCGTTCGGCCCGGCTGCTGGCCGACCGGGGAGGCAAAAACGCCGTGGTGTGGGGCGGCTCCTCCAAGGGGGTGATCTTCTCCCTGCTCATGCAGCAGCGCGGCCTGGTGATCGATTACGTGATCGACATCAATCCTGCCAAACAGGGTCGTTTTCTGGCCGCCACGGGGCTCAAAGTGGACGCGGCGGAAACCGTGTTGCAATTTTTGAAGGAGGAAGATCTTGTTTTCATCATGAATTCAAACTATTATGAGGAAATCAGGGCGGTTTCCGGCCCCAATTTCAGGTATGTAAGGATCGACAATGACTGA